The proteins below come from a single Xyrauchen texanus isolate HMW12.3.18 chromosome 1, RBS_HiC_50CHRs, whole genome shotgun sequence genomic window:
- the LOC127643397 gene encoding galactose-specific lectin nattectin-like, which translates to MVIHCCLIMRIHLFFVLFSVLSLHVSSQPPKFYFIPVNMTWTTAQTYCRQHYTDLATINDQTDVSEIVKVVPKDMQSKYIWIGLYKTDAGAPWIWSDQSSFTFRWWASGQPNNYNGKQFCASTCTDGFWCDEDCSVEYTSICHKEIKTQIVRVEIKSSQNVNDPEVKKEILKKIEQKLNEKGFPENATLSWTNQSDGNVFQKKVQKNDTTDQTCH; encoded by the exons ATGGTCATTCATTGCTGTCTCATCATGAGGATTCATCTGTTCTTTGTTCTGTTTTCAG TTCTGAGTCTCCATGTCAGCTCTCAGCCTCCCAAGTTTTACTTTATTCCTGTGAATATGACCTGGACGACCGCACAAACATACTGCAGACAACATTACACTGACCTGGCCACCATTAATGACCAGACGGATGTCAGTGAGATCGTAAAAGTTGTACCCAAAGATATGCAAAGTAAATATATATGGATTGGACTCTATAAGACAGATGCAGGAGCTCCATGGATCTGGTCTGATCAGAGCAGCTTCACGTTCAGATGGTGGGCTTCTGGACAGCCGAACAACTATAATGGCAAACAATTCTGTGCGTCAACATGTACTGATGGATTCTGGTGCGATGAGGATTGTAGTGTTGAATACACTTCCATCTGCCACAAAG AGATAAAAACACAGATTGTGCGAGTTGAAATAAAATCAAGTCAAAATGTGAATGATCCTGAAGTGAAGAAGGAGATTTTAAAGAAG ATTGAGCAGAAACTGAACGAGAAGGGGTTTCCAGAAAATGCAACACTGTCATGGACAAACCAATCAGATGGAAATGTCTTCCAAAAGAAGGTCCAGAAGAACGATACCACTGATCAGACTTGCCATTAA